In the Kribbella sp. NBC_00482 genome, one interval contains:
- a CDS encoding histidine phosphatase family protein, with protein sequence MRTTIVLARHGRTEWHHGNRYTGSTDLPIDEVGVRQAQQLKDWAAGYAPDALWASPMLRARQTITPTAEMLGLTPTLDARLREVDFGSAEGKMLSELPPAVGKAFELDPVRDHFPGGEDPAAAADRVREVFDEIGQRHQGQKVLVVAHNTLIRLLVCRVLGLRLNDYRRLLPALGPAALVRLRRQDGTVGLEAYNVPPLRLETLA encoded by the coding sequence ATGAGAACGACGATCGTGCTGGCCCGCCACGGCCGGACCGAATGGCATCACGGCAACCGGTACACCGGGTCCACGGACCTCCCGATCGACGAGGTCGGCGTACGGCAGGCGCAGCAACTCAAGGACTGGGCCGCGGGCTACGCGCCGGACGCGCTGTGGGCGTCGCCGATGCTGCGTGCCCGGCAGACGATCACGCCGACCGCGGAGATGCTCGGCCTGACGCCCACGCTGGACGCCCGGTTGCGTGAGGTCGACTTCGGTTCGGCCGAGGGCAAGATGCTGAGTGAGCTGCCGCCGGCGGTGGGCAAGGCGTTCGAGCTCGACCCGGTGCGGGACCACTTCCCGGGCGGCGAGGACCCCGCCGCGGCGGCCGATCGGGTCCGCGAGGTCTTCGACGAGATCGGGCAGCGGCACCAGGGTCAGAAGGTCCTCGTGGTCGCGCACAACACACTCATCCGGCTGCTCGTGTGCAGGGTGCTCGGTCTGCGACTGAACGACTACCGCAGACTGCTACCTGCGCTCGGTCCCGCGGCGCTGGTGCGTTTGCGCCGGCAGGACGGCACAGTGGGTCTCGAGGCGTACAACGTTCCTCCTCTGCGTTTGGAGACCCTGGCATGA
- a CDS encoding FGGY-family carbohydrate kinase — MGWIGLDLGTQSVRAVLADAKGQVLSRATRPLASHRDGVRHEQNPQAWLTAVDAVLAEVGATDLDGIAICSTSGTFLLTDRAGRPVTPALMYDDARSAARRDHIVDADPDRWATSMQPTWALPKILDLDLTDRHIVHSADFVAAHLVGHPVATDTSHALKTGYDLIADAWPAAAFDKLGLPLAAFPEVVRPGAELGRTPDGVPVYAGMTDGCAAQIAAGALAPGAWNSVLGTTLVLKGVSTELLTDPTGAVYNHRHPDGGWLPGGASSTGAGVLTELLPGADLDALDRAAHPIDAVIYPLTKTGERFPFVAPQAERFTLGTTADDLQTYAAVLQGVAFIERLAFEHLESLGAEPVRSVALTGGAIRAGYWNQLRADVLGVPVELPAVPDPAYGMAVLAASGGTDLTGTARRMVRVDHVLEPRGDRLDDLYGEFVAELDRRGYRG; from the coding sequence GTGGGGTGGATCGGGCTCGACCTCGGCACGCAAAGTGTGCGTGCCGTGCTGGCCGATGCCAAGGGTCAGGTTCTGTCCCGTGCAACGCGTCCGCTCGCGAGCCACCGTGACGGCGTCCGTCACGAGCAGAACCCACAGGCCTGGCTGACCGCCGTCGACGCGGTCCTCGCGGAGGTCGGGGCGACCGACCTCGACGGCATCGCGATCTGCTCGACGTCCGGCACCTTCCTCCTGACCGACCGCGCCGGACGCCCGGTCACACCGGCCCTGATGTACGACGACGCGCGCTCGGCCGCCCGTCGCGACCACATCGTGGACGCCGACCCGGATCGCTGGGCGACCAGCATGCAACCCACCTGGGCGCTCCCGAAGATCCTCGATCTCGACCTGACTGACCGTCACATCGTCCACAGCGCCGACTTCGTCGCGGCGCACCTCGTCGGCCACCCGGTCGCGACCGATACCAGTCACGCCCTCAAGACAGGCTACGACCTGATCGCCGACGCCTGGCCGGCCGCCGCGTTCGACAAACTCGGCCTCCCGCTCGCCGCGTTCCCCGAGGTCGTCCGCCCCGGCGCCGAGCTCGGCCGCACGCCGGACGGCGTCCCCGTGTATGCCGGGATGACCGACGGCTGCGCGGCCCAGATCGCCGCCGGCGCCCTCGCGCCCGGCGCATGGAACTCGGTCCTCGGCACGACGCTCGTCCTCAAAGGCGTCAGCACCGAACTACTGACCGACCCGACCGGCGCTGTCTACAACCACCGTCATCCCGACGGCGGCTGGCTTCCGGGCGGCGCGTCCAGCACGGGCGCCGGCGTACTCACCGAACTGCTTCCCGGCGCCGACCTCGACGCGCTGGATCGCGCCGCCCACCCGATCGACGCGGTCATCTACCCCCTCACGAAGACCGGCGAGCGATTCCCTTTCGTCGCGCCGCAGGCCGAACGGTTCACGCTCGGCACGACCGCCGACGACTTGCAGACGTACGCCGCTGTGCTGCAGGGTGTCGCGTTCATCGAGCGACTCGCGTTCGAGCACCTGGAGTCGCTCGGCGCCGAGCCGGTCCGCTCGGTGGCGCTCACCGGCGGCGCGATCCGGGCCGGGTACTGGAACCAGCTCCGCGCCGACGTCCTCGGTGTACCTGTAGAGCTCCCGGCTGTCCCGGACCCGGCGTACGGCATGGCGGTCCTGGCCGCGTCCGGCGGGACCGATCTCACCGGGACGGCACGACGGATGGTCCGCGTCGACCACGTCCTCGAGCCGCGCGGCGACCGACTTGACGATCTGTACGGCGAATTCGTCGCCGAACTCGACCGCCGGGGGTACAGGGGATGA
- a CDS encoding 2-hydroxyacid dehydrogenase, with the protein MRTVKTLLAGDHFVRNDLLAAALTAIPDVAFEFREVTLPWPLTPYGRVAEVDEASDAEDQLIEALAGVELAVTQMGPFTERVLDAAPDLRFLVVCRGGPVNVNVAAAAGRGIAVASTPGRNAVAAAEHAVALMMGALRNLPRLQRTLEHGEWRSDLYAYDECGLELDGSTVGLVGYGAIGQRVARVMLAFGARVLVADPYVEQAPEGIELVELDELLRQSDVVSLHARLTDQTRGMIGAKQIAAMPRGAVLVNTARGGLLDYDATVDALESGQLGAAAFDVFPSEPVPAGSRLLTAPNIVMTPHLAGATRQTAHRAGTIAAEAVAAFLTGKDPVGLVSA; encoded by the coding sequence ATGAGAACCGTCAAGACGCTGCTCGCCGGCGACCATTTCGTGCGGAACGACCTGCTGGCCGCGGCGCTCACCGCGATTCCGGACGTGGCGTTCGAGTTCCGTGAGGTCACGCTGCCCTGGCCGCTGACGCCGTACGGGCGGGTTGCCGAGGTGGACGAGGCGAGCGACGCGGAGGACCAGCTGATCGAGGCGCTGGCCGGGGTCGAGCTCGCGGTCACGCAGATGGGGCCGTTCACCGAGCGGGTCCTGGACGCCGCGCCCGACCTGCGCTTCCTGGTCGTGTGCCGTGGCGGTCCGGTGAACGTGAACGTGGCCGCGGCGGCCGGTCGGGGGATCGCCGTGGCCTCGACACCCGGACGGAACGCGGTGGCGGCCGCCGAGCACGCGGTCGCGTTGATGATGGGTGCCTTGCGCAACCTTCCGCGCTTGCAGCGGACGCTGGAACACGGCGAGTGGCGCTCCGATCTCTACGCGTACGACGAGTGCGGGCTCGAGCTCGACGGATCGACCGTGGGCCTGGTCGGGTACGGCGCGATCGGGCAACGGGTCGCCCGGGTGATGCTCGCGTTCGGCGCCCGCGTCCTGGTCGCCGATCCGTACGTCGAACAAGCGCCCGAGGGCATCGAACTCGTCGAGCTCGACGAGTTGCTGCGGCAGTCGGACGTGGTCAGTCTGCACGCACGTCTGACCGATCAGACTCGAGGGATGATCGGTGCGAAGCAGATCGCCGCGATGCCACGCGGCGCCGTACTGGTGAACACCGCTCGTGGTGGGTTGCTCGACTACGACGCGACGGTGGACGCGTTAGAGTCGGGGCAGCTGGGAGCGGCGGCGTTCGACGTGTTCCCGTCGGAGCCGGTGCCTGCGGGGTCGCGGCTCCTGACCGCGCCGAACATCGTGATGACACCGCACCTCGCCGGCGCCACGCGACAGACCGCTCACCGGGCCGGCACGATCGCCGCGGAGGCCGTCGCTGCCTTCCTCACCGGAAAGGACCCTGTGGGACTGGTGTCTGCATAG
- a CDS encoding FGGY family carbohydrate kinase, producing MDIGVDVGTTVTKAVAFDADGRPVAEASRPTRLVRPGTGRFEHETAEIVASVNEVVGELAAAVGTRPDVLAITAQGDGLWLVDPDGTAVRPAISWLDARSSAILDRWTADGVAEHVFRRSGNRMFPGASGPLLSAVLAEEPDVIERAGTAAYCKDVVMQALTGVRATDVSDASAPFLDPRTGSYDDEALAATGLSDMRHLLAPVAATGPVGELRDDSTGMAPGTRVSAGPYDLPAAAAGAGVTEPGDALLTVGTTLACQVITRELPVDGEPAGLFLGTWTPGVWLRAMPAMVGTAALDRVLALVGVTTDQLPSLLADSPPGASGVTVLPYLSEAGERAPFVDTRARGTIDGISLSTTTADLVRATCEGIAYAARHCLDAAGWTGRVTVCGGGARSSEWTQILADVLNAPLHTAEAEQVAARGAVICARRAVDPDSAGAEWIAETRQVDPDPARATFYAEGYAHYLRRIESARPRWSDPAPTFTGDR from the coding sequence GTGGACATCGGTGTTGATGTAGGCACCACTGTCACGAAGGCCGTCGCGTTCGACGCCGACGGCCGTCCGGTGGCCGAGGCGTCTCGACCGACGCGGTTGGTTCGTCCAGGTACGGGACGGTTCGAGCACGAGACGGCCGAGATCGTTGCTTCGGTCAACGAGGTCGTCGGGGAGCTGGCGGCCGCCGTCGGAACGCGTCCCGATGTTCTCGCGATCACCGCGCAGGGCGACGGCCTGTGGCTGGTCGATCCGGACGGTACGGCGGTCCGCCCGGCGATCTCGTGGCTGGACGCGCGCAGCAGCGCGATCCTCGACCGGTGGACCGCGGACGGGGTCGCGGAACACGTGTTCCGGCGTTCCGGCAATCGCATGTTCCCCGGCGCATCGGGCCCGCTGCTGTCCGCCGTACTCGCGGAAGAACCCGACGTGATCGAGCGGGCCGGTACGGCGGCGTACTGCAAGGACGTCGTGATGCAGGCGCTCACCGGCGTCCGCGCGACGGACGTGTCGGACGCGTCGGCGCCGTTCCTCGACCCGCGAACCGGTAGCTACGACGATGAGGCGCTGGCGGCCACAGGCCTGTCCGATATGCGCCACCTGCTTGCGCCGGTCGCCGCTACTGGGCCGGTTGGTGAGCTGCGCGACGACTCGACCGGTATGGCGCCCGGGACCCGCGTGTCCGCTGGTCCGTACGACCTCCCGGCCGCAGCGGCAGGCGCTGGCGTGACCGAGCCAGGCGACGCCCTGCTGACCGTCGGTACAACGTTGGCCTGCCAAGTCATCACGCGAGAGCTGCCCGTCGACGGCGAGCCCGCCGGCCTGTTCCTGGGTACCTGGACGCCAGGAGTCTGGCTGCGCGCGATGCCCGCGATGGTCGGTACGGCGGCCCTCGACCGGGTCCTCGCGCTCGTTGGTGTCACCACCGACCAGCTGCCGTCGTTGCTGGCGGACAGCCCGCCCGGCGCGTCCGGCGTCACGGTCCTGCCCTATCTGTCGGAGGCAGGCGAACGTGCCCCGTTCGTCGACACCCGCGCCCGCGGCACGATCGACGGCATCTCGCTGTCCACGACGACGGCCGACCTGGTGCGTGCGACCTGCGAAGGCATCGCGTACGCCGCCCGCCACTGTCTGGACGCGGCCGGCTGGACGGGTCGCGTCACAGTGTGCGGCGGTGGTGCCCGGAGCAGCGAGTGGACCCAGATCCTCGCCGACGTACTGAACGCGCCCTTGCACACCGCCGAGGCTGAGCAGGTCGCCGCGCGGGGTGCCGTGATCTGCGCACGTCGCGCGGTCGACCCGGACAGCGCCGGAGCGGAGTGGATCGCCGAGACCCGCCAGGTCGACCCGGATCCGGCCCGCGCCACGTTCTACGCCGAGGGCTACGCCCACTACCTGCGCCGCATCGAGTCGGCCCGCCCACGCTGGTCCGACCCAGCACCTACGTTCACAGGAGATCGATGA
- a CDS encoding DeoR/GlpR family DNA-binding transcription regulator, translated as MTTDVDGDTTELSRPARRQAEIAAYVVKHGSVSANDLVEAFGVSVMTVHRDLDELERQGVVRKYRGGVSAQPTSVFESNVAYRLNTAHAEKAAIARHARAMIEPGMSVMLDDSTSALALVDLFEDIAPLTVATNFLPAITKLAQLRDVTLLALGGIYSATHDSFGGMPCAEAVEALHADLLFCSVSAVSSTHAFHQEEEIVLVKRAMLRSARTKVLLVDHAKLQRTALHRLAPLTDFDVVIVDEKTPKDLIQPLRDHGATVEVAKL; from the coding sequence ATGACAACGGATGTCGACGGCGACACCACCGAACTGAGTCGTCCCGCGCGCCGGCAGGCCGAGATCGCGGCGTACGTCGTGAAACACGGCTCGGTCTCGGCGAACGACCTGGTCGAGGCGTTCGGCGTGAGTGTGATGACGGTGCACCGCGACCTGGACGAGCTCGAGCGGCAAGGCGTGGTCCGGAAGTACCGCGGCGGGGTCAGCGCGCAGCCGACCAGCGTGTTCGAGAGCAACGTCGCGTACCGGCTGAACACCGCGCACGCGGAGAAGGCCGCGATCGCCCGGCACGCGCGGGCGATGATCGAGCCGGGGATGTCGGTGATGCTCGACGACTCGACCAGCGCACTGGCCCTGGTCGACCTGTTCGAGGACATCGCTCCGTTGACCGTGGCAACGAACTTCCTGCCGGCGATCACCAAGCTGGCGCAACTGCGGGATGTCACGCTGCTGGCCCTCGGCGGGATCTACTCGGCGACCCACGACTCGTTCGGCGGCATGCCGTGCGCGGAGGCCGTCGAGGCGCTGCACGCCGACCTGTTGTTCTGCTCGGTGTCCGCGGTGTCGTCGACGCACGCGTTCCACCAGGAGGAGGAGATCGTCCTGGTCAAGCGGGCGATGCTGCGCTCGGCGCGGACCAAGGTGCTGCTGGTCGATCACGCCAAGCTGCAGCGCACCGCCCTGCACCGGCTCGCGCCGCTGACCGACTTCGACGTCGTGATCGTCGACGAGAAGACCCCGAAGGACCTGATCCAACCACTGCGCGACCACGGCGCGACCGTGGAGGTCGCCAAACTCTAG
- a CDS encoding MgtC/SapB family protein: MKLATSTTWTELLLLLIAFVLSMVIGIERQMRQKSAGMRTHTLVGTGAALFTLVSGFGFNAVLGTEVNLDPSRIAAQIVSGVGFLGAGVIFMRRDVVRGLTTAATIWMTAAIGMACGAGMPVLAVAATVLHLVAVGPFARLGRFLPSPDRRRIVTVRYDDGAGVLRAILATATSMGFEASVLGTEVHRDGARPQVRASMRFSGRPPLQNLVLALDDLDGVTGVRIRNDDDD, encoded by the coding sequence ATGAAGCTCGCAACCTCCACTACGTGGACCGAGCTGCTCCTGCTGCTGATCGCGTTCGTGCTGTCGATGGTGATCGGCATCGAGCGTCAGATGCGGCAGAAGAGTGCCGGTATGCGTACGCACACGCTCGTCGGCACCGGGGCAGCACTGTTCACCCTGGTGTCGGGCTTCGGCTTCAACGCCGTCCTCGGGACCGAAGTCAATCTCGACCCGTCCCGCATCGCGGCGCAGATCGTGTCCGGTGTCGGTTTCCTCGGCGCCGGCGTGATCTTCATGCGCAGGGATGTGGTCCGCGGCCTGACGACGGCGGCCACGATCTGGATGACCGCCGCGATAGGTATGGCCTGCGGTGCCGGGATGCCTGTCCTCGCGGTCGCGGCGACCGTCCTGCACCTGGTTGCCGTAGGCCCCTTCGCGCGGCTCGGCCGGTTCCTGCCGTCGCCGGACCGCCGCCGCATCGTCACGGTGCGGTACGACGACGGAGCCGGCGTACTGCGGGCGATCCTGGCGACCGCTACGTCGATGGGATTCGAGGCGTCGGTGCTCGGGACCGAGGTCCACCGGGACGGAGCACGGCCACAGGTGCGGGCCTCGATGCGGTTCTCCGGGCGTCCACCGCTGCAGAACCTCGTGCTCGCACTGGACGACCTCGACGGCGTCACCGGCGTACGGATCCGGAACGACGATGACGATTGA